Proteins from one Ictidomys tridecemlineatus isolate mIctTri1 chromosome 14, mIctTri1.hap1, whole genome shotgun sequence genomic window:
- the LOC144370531 gene encoding uncharacterized protein LOC144370531, protein MRKPWPPRLTRDPAPGKLEGQPQPHRAGGSARGVGMTVSNRVPSPPRPPISRAGRSPRRRLARPPLQFLGGSPHSRGLKGGRVSTRIAAGSADSSCGKAGRLLRNPGRAQLSRRLRRLVNLPPSEAPGGACSYLLAQAATGAMAAKDAEPSDGPRGLAPRLRSGHAEWLWKGRKQDSRRAPANHQAPPIPTGFSFSCKTPGGGAGTLAGAPSLRQRWDIYIFLGWSLPLAEKARLRGNWRAAVPCLAHLRQPRRSPA, encoded by the exons ATGAGGAAGCCCTGGCCTCCGAGGCTGACCCGGGATCCGGCTCCCGGGAAGCTGGAGGGGCAGCCGCAGCCCCACCGCGCCGGCGGCTCAGCGCGAGGCGTGGGGATGACAGTGTCCAATCGTGTCCCGTCCCCCCCCCGCCCGCCTATCAGCCGTGCGGGCCGCAGTCCCCGGCGTCGGCTGGCTCGGCCTCCCCTGCAGTTCCTGGGAGGCAGTCCTCATTCCCGTGGTTTGAAGGGGGGGCGTGTGAGCACAAGGATCGCGGCAGGCTCTGCAGACAGCAGCTGCGGCAAAGCAGGCCGGCTCCTGCGGAATCCAGGAAGAGCCCAGTTGTCCCGGCGACTGCGGCGCCTCGTCAATCTTCCTCCTTCTGAGGCTCCGGGTGGT GCATGCTCCTACTTACTGGCCCAGGCCGCGACGGGAGCCATGGCTGCCAAGGATGCCGAGCCCTCCGATGGACCCCGCGGGTTGGCACCGCGGCTCAGAAGCGGGCACGCAGAATGGCTGTGGAAGGGCAGGAAGCAGGACAGCCGCCGGGCTCCTGCTAATCACCAAGCGCCGCCGATCCCGACAGGCTTCTCATTTTCATGTAAAACACCCGGAGGCGGCGCTGGGACCTTGGCTGGCGCCCCCAGCCTAAGACAGCGCTgggatatttacatatttttaggaTGGTCCCTCCCCCTGGCCGAGAAAGCGAGGCTTCGTGGGAACTGGAGAGCTGCGGTGCCCTGCCTTGCCCACCTGCGCCAACCCCGAA GATCCCCGGCCTAA